The following proteins come from a genomic window of Deltaproteobacteria bacterium:
- a CDS encoding cation-transporting P-type ATPase yields the protein MESLLKKCWHCRNAKEAASLLDTDSEKGLDILEVKARQDEFGPNRITQGRQKTAMERFMLQFHQPLVYILLAAALVTALLGEWVDSAVIAAVVLVNATVGFLQELKAVQALAALASAMSTEAEVIRGGRSQRISAEQLVPGDLVRVRSGDKVPADLRLATARELRVDESALTGESVPVEKNPEPVPSESVLAERRCMAYASTVVAHGQATGMVVGIGDHTEIGRISALIKQADDLQTPLTRKIATFSHYLLYAIGVLAALTFLAGILRGEPAREMFMAAVALAVGAIPEGLPAAVTVILAIGVSRMAVRRAIIRKLPAVETLGGTTVICSDKTGTLTQNQMTVQGIQAGSSLYRVQGVGYHPSGSITSENGSAPHTYALERILLCGLLCNDSRIVTRESGLGVEGDPTEAALIVSAAKYGLEREKCEKAYPRLDSVPFESEYQYMATLHQSDEEFDQGRVAFVKGAVERILERCGSATADDGSEISLDGQAILDHMETMAAEGQRVLALATKRFSDSKSELDHGDLREGLIFLGLQAMIDPPRPEAVTAVKNCQQAGIAVKMITGDHAATAVAIGRQLGLISENGQGRALTGQEIEAMSDEELLGVVKDISVFARVSPEQKLRLVRALQTLGQVVAMTGDGVNDAPALRQANIGVAMGLAGTDAAKEAADMILTDDNFATIEAAVEEGRGVFDNLIKFIVWTLPTNLGEGLVILAAVLFGATLPILPVQILWINMTTAGALGLMLAFEAKEQGIMDRPPRDPSRPILGPCLAFRVLMVGLCLLVAAFGMFKLELSLGRTIEEARTVAVNVFVMLEAAYLLNARSFTQNPFTLGIMSNIWVPAGIGLMVVLQLVLIYVPFMNTMFGTAPIGIVQWAETLALAVALFLLVEMEKKLRVRRMEKELGQKAAPTC from the coding sequence ATCGAGTCCTTGCTGAAAAAATGCTGGCATTGCCGAAATGCCAAAGAGGCCGCGTCCTTGCTGGATACGGATTCGGAAAAAGGCCTGGACATTCTGGAGGTCAAGGCCAGACAGGACGAGTTCGGGCCTAACCGCATCACCCAGGGACGCCAGAAGACGGCTATGGAGCGGTTTATGCTCCAGTTCCACCAGCCCCTGGTCTACATTCTTCTGGCCGCCGCCCTGGTCACGGCCTTGCTCGGGGAGTGGGTTGATTCGGCGGTCATCGCAGCCGTGGTCCTGGTCAATGCGACGGTCGGCTTTCTCCAGGAACTGAAAGCGGTTCAGGCTCTGGCCGCTCTGGCCTCGGCTATGTCCACCGAGGCCGAGGTCATCCGCGGTGGCCGCAGCCAGAGGATATCAGCCGAGCAACTCGTGCCGGGCGATTTGGTCCGGGTTAGATCTGGAGACAAGGTTCCGGCTGATCTTCGTCTGGCCACGGCCCGAGAGCTCCGGGTGGATGAATCGGCCTTGACCGGAGAATCCGTGCCGGTGGAAAAAAATCCGGAACCGGTTCCCTCCGAGTCCGTTCTGGCTGAGCGGCGCTGCATGGCCTACGCCTCCACGGTGGTTGCTCACGGTCAGGCCACGGGTATGGTGGTAGGCATCGGCGACCACACCGAGATCGGCCGCATCTCGGCCCTGATCAAGCAGGCCGACGACCTCCAGACACCTCTGACCCGAAAGATAGCCACATTCAGCCACTATCTTCTTTACGCCATCGGGGTCTTGGCCGCGTTGACCTTTTTGGCCGGGATCCTCCGCGGCGAACCGGCCCGGGAGATGTTCATGGCCGCCGTGGCCCTGGCTGTGGGCGCCATCCCCGAGGGTCTGCCAGCGGCGGTGACGGTCATCCTGGCCATCGGCGTGTCTCGAATGGCGGTCCGACGGGCCATCATTCGGAAACTTCCGGCGGTGGAGACCTTGGGCGGAACCACGGTCATCTGCTCGGACAAGACCGGAACGTTGACCCAGAACCAGATGACCGTACAGGGCATTCAGGCCGGATCTTCCCTGTACCGGGTCCAGGGGGTCGGATACCATCCGTCCGGTTCGATCACGTCAGAGAACGGCTCGGCCCCCCATACCTACGCATTGGAGCGGATTCTGCTTTGCGGTCTGCTCTGCAACGATTCCAGAATCGTGACCCGAGAATCTGGCCTGGGCGTCGAAGGAGATCCCACCGAGGCGGCCCTGATCGTGTCGGCAGCCAAATATGGCCTGGAGCGTGAGAAGTGCGAGAAGGCCTATCCCCGGTTAGACAGCGTGCCCTTTGAGTCCGAGTATCAGTACATGGCCACCCTGCACCAGAGTGACGAGGAGTTCGATCAGGGGAGGGTGGCCTTCGTCAAGGGCGCGGTTGAACGAATTCTTGAACGCTGCGGTTCGGCCACGGCTGATGACGGATCAGAGATCTCCCTGGACGGACAGGCGATTCTTGACCACATGGAGACCATGGCTGCCGAGGGTCAAAGAGTCTTGGCCCTGGCTACGAAGCGGTTCTCGGATTCCAAATCCGAGTTGGACCATGGCGATCTGAGAGAAGGCCTAATTTTTCTGGGTCTTCAGGCCATGATCGATCCACCCAGGCCCGAAGCCGTGACTGCGGTCAAGAATTGTCAGCAGGCCGGCATCGCCGTCAAGATGATTACCGGTGACCATGCAGCAACGGCTGTGGCCATCGGGCGACAACTGGGTCTAATTTCCGAGAACGGACAGGGGCGGGCGCTGACCGGGCAAGAAATTGAGGCCATGAGCGACGAGGAACTGCTCGGAGTGGTCAAGGATATCTCGGTCTTCGCCAGGGTTTCCCCGGAGCAGAAGCTCCGGCTGGTTCGGGCTCTCCAGACCCTGGGCCAGGTCGTGGCCATGACCGGGGACGGGGTCAACGACGCCCCGGCCTTGCGGCAGGCCAACATCGGCGTGGCCATGGGTCTGGCCGGGACGGACGCGGCCAAGGAAGCCGCGGACATGATCCTGACCGACGACAATTTCGCGACCATCGAGGCCGCAGTGGAAGAGGGCCGGGGCGTGTTCGACAACCTGATCAAGTTCATCGTCTGGACCCTGCCGACCAACCTGGGCGAGGGGTTGGTCATTCTCGCGGCCGTTCTCTTCGGCGCCACCCTGCCCATCCTGCCCGTTCAGATTCTGTGGATCAACATGACCACGGCCGGGGCTCTGGGCCTCATGCTGGCCTTCGAGGCCAAGGAACAGGGGATCATGGACAGGCCTCCCAGAGATCCATCCAGACCCATCCTCGGCCCGTGTCTGGCTTTCCGAGTGCTCATGGTGGGGCTGTGTCTCCTGGTGGCCGCCTTCGGTATGTTCAAGCTTGAGCTTTCCCTGGGACGGACCATCGAAGAGGCCAGGACCGTGGCCGTGAATGTCTTTGTCATGCTCGAGGCGGCCTATCTATTGAACGCCCGGTCCTTCACCCAGAACCCCTTTACTTTGGGCATCATGTCCAACATCTGGGTCCCGGCAGGTATCGGTCTCATGGTCGTTCTGCAGCTTGTGCTCATCTATGTGCCGTTCATGAATACCATGTTCGGCACGGCCCCCATCGGTATCGTACAGTGGGCCGAGACCCTGGCTCTGGCCGTGGCCCTCTTCCTTTTGGTGGAGATGGAAAAGAAGCTCAGAGTCAGGCGGATGGAAAAAGAATTGGGCCAGAAGGCTGCTCCGACGTGTTGA
- a CDS encoding DUF3482 domain-containing protein, which yields MNPDRIPVFAIIGHPNEGKSSVVSTLVEDDAVPISAVPGETRYSRAYPITVDDKELIRFVDTPGFQNPTETLAWMQAFPGPPQDLLREFVEAHRWNPDFRDECEIFYPIMDRGGLIHVVDASRPLRRTDRVEMEILRLTGLPRMAILNAKTGEEEFLSEWRAEFRRHFNMTKSFNPMRATFAERLELLEGLRTIDEDWAPALSGVVEAFRADWAGRHRAAARVAVSYLKAALAMHRTGTCRDKSESEALREKLFLTLKDAVAAREHQTFAQIRAIFRHRRLRPLLTAQSILDKDIFAAQTWQVLGLTSGQLAAVGALAGAGVGVLADALAHGLSLGAFAGLGGLLGAGAVLWQGDRLVKTRVAGLRLGGFRVTVGPVVNQQFPFVLLDRFLIHYRHVVNWAHARREEPPLLAEGKQGPTSTWPSETRALVGRFFAAARKGSVQAGLQEAFQEALARELETVSMRELDERVLL from the coding sequence ATGAATCCTGATCGAATTCCGGTGTTCGCCATCATCGGCCACCCCAACGAGGGCAAGTCCTCAGTGGTGTCGACCCTGGTGGAGGACGACGCCGTGCCCATCAGCGCCGTTCCGGGAGAGACCCGGTACAGCCGAGCCTATCCGATCACCGTGGACGACAAGGAGCTCATTCGGTTCGTGGACACCCCCGGCTTTCAGAATCCCACCGAGACCCTGGCATGGATGCAGGCCTTTCCAGGCCCGCCCCAGGATCTCCTTCGCGAATTCGTCGAGGCCCACCGCTGGAATCCGGATTTCCGGGACGAGTGCGAGATCTTCTACCCGATCATGGACCGGGGAGGGCTGATCCATGTGGTCGATGCCTCGCGGCCTCTGCGACGGACGGACCGGGTGGAGATGGAGATTCTTCGCCTGACCGGCCTGCCGAGGATGGCCATCTTGAACGCCAAGACCGGAGAGGAGGAGTTTCTTTCAGAGTGGAGGGCGGAATTTCGCCGACATTTCAACATGACCAAATCGTTCAACCCTATGCGGGCCACGTTCGCCGAACGCCTGGAACTTCTTGAGGGCCTGCGAACCATCGACGAGGACTGGGCCCCTGCCCTTTCCGGCGTGGTCGAGGCTTTCCGGGCCGACTGGGCCGGCCGACACCGGGCCGCGGCCCGCGTGGCCGTCAGCTACCTCAAGGCCGCGCTGGCCATGCACCGGACCGGCACCTGCCGGGACAAGTCCGAGTCCGAGGCCCTGCGAGAAAAACTTTTCCTGACCCTCAAGGACGCCGTTGCCGCCCGAGAGCATCAGACCTTTGCCCAGATCCGGGCCATTTTTCGCCATCGCCGCCTTCGGCCTCTGCTGACGGCTCAGTCCATCCTGGACAAGGACATCTTTGCCGCCCAGACTTGGCAGGTCCTGGGTCTCACCTCGGGACAACTGGCGGCCGTGGGGGCCTTGGCCGGGGCCGGAGTGGGCGTTCTGGCCGACGCTTTGGCCCATGGGCTGAGTCTTGGCGCCTTTGCCGGCCTCGGCGGGCTGCTGGGAGCCGGGGCCGTGCTCTGGCAGGGGGATCGTCTGGTGAAAACCAGGGTGGCCGGATTGAGGCTTGGAGGTTTTCGGGTCACGGTCGGTCCGGTCGTCAACCAACAGTTTCCCTTTGTCCTCCTGGACCGTTTTCTGATCCATTACCGCCATGTGGTCAACTGGGCCCACGCCAGGAGGGAGGAACCGCCGCTTTTGGCCGAGGGCAAGCAGGGGCCGACATCGACCTGGCCCTCCGAGACCAGGGCCCTGGTCGGCCGCTTCTTCGCGGCCGCACGCAAGGGTTCAGTGCAGGCGGGTTTGCAGGAAGCCTTTCAGGAGGCCTTGGCCCGAGAACTCGAGACGGTGAGTATGAGGGAGTTGGACGAACGGGTCCTTCTCTGA
- a CDS encoding DUF2868 domain-containing protein — MADPGRWTLSLLADFWYLLQDSDRRDESAMPDHEALRSCLQGLDPTDDLRSPDVRGCLLRRWTLRVREERSEPLPGAALAQALSALVWILGLGGLVSGGLSMAGYLAYTGQTPINVGLFVTFWVGFQLVLLAAGAVLGRSRKAFPGAFGRLFLLGLTRLAGMVQSWTPGARIEARRIRLKRTSGFFRSMAIQLWPYLTWPLTSAMQFFGAAFNLGAALVFVLLVTTRDLAFGWQSTLELGPSLVHDLAKALAWPWSWFHGAWPSLEQVEGSRIVLKDGLASLVSTDLTAWWPFLLGCIFCYGLLPRLGVLALALIRTRISLSRGFPQSAAAVRLAQRLGVSAQAEMSPGSAGPVSRSNLEDISNQETRPKPETVSKDGTCSDRCAQKGVEGSKIPCPEAETFGNADPSGPGWALLWPAELGPVPDGLPYFPWIGPDHGLPTVLTLSGQVRDDSDSAAKLVENTGPSDLILVQEAWQPPIRENLRLLEELSKAAGEASALTVLLVGRPRQGSPFTTPDPDQAQIWEDITAGLGRPNLEVRRHES, encoded by the coding sequence ATGGCCGATCCCGGACGCTGGACCCTCTCTCTGCTGGCGGATTTCTGGTATCTACTCCAGGACTCCGACCGTCGGGACGAATCCGCAATGCCGGATCACGAAGCCTTGCGGTCATGCCTTCAGGGCCTCGATCCGACCGACGATCTGCGATCACCGGATGTCCGGGGATGCCTGCTCAGGCGGTGGACCCTCCGGGTCCGGGAGGAACGAAGCGAGCCCCTGCCTGGAGCGGCCTTGGCCCAGGCCCTGAGTGCCCTGGTCTGGATTCTCGGCCTCGGGGGACTGGTGTCCGGAGGGCTGTCCATGGCCGGGTATCTGGCCTATACCGGACAGACCCCGATCAACGTCGGTCTGTTCGTGACCTTCTGGGTCGGATTCCAGCTCGTGCTTCTGGCGGCCGGAGCGGTCCTCGGCCGGAGCCGGAAGGCTTTTCCCGGGGCGTTCGGCCGTCTGTTCCTGCTTGGATTGACCCGTCTCGCCGGCATGGTCCAGTCCTGGACTCCTGGTGCGAGGATCGAGGCGCGCCGGATACGCCTGAAACGGACCAGCGGTTTTTTTCGATCCATGGCCATCCAGCTCTGGCCCTATCTGACCTGGCCTCTGACCTCCGCCATGCAGTTCTTTGGAGCGGCCTTCAACCTGGGCGCGGCCCTCGTCTTTGTCTTGCTGGTCACGACCCGGGATCTGGCCTTTGGCTGGCAATCGACCTTGGAACTCGGTCCAAGTCTGGTTCACGATCTGGCCAAAGCCTTGGCTTGGCCCTGGTCCTGGTTTCACGGAGCCTGGCCGAGTCTCGAGCAGGTCGAGGGCAGTCGCATCGTGCTCAAGGATGGTTTGGCCTCCCTGGTCTCGACGGACCTGACAGCCTGGTGGCCATTTCTTCTGGGCTGCATCTTCTGTTATGGATTGCTGCCCCGGCTCGGAGTTTTGGCTTTGGCCCTAATCAGGACCAGGATTAGCTTGAGCCGCGGGTTTCCCCAGAGCGCCGCGGCCGTCCGCTTGGCCCAAAGGCTGGGGGTTTCGGCCCAGGCCGAGATGAGTCCCGGATCAGCGGGGCCTGTCTCGCGATCCAATCTCGAGGATATTTCGAACCAAGAGACCCGGCCCAAGCCGGAGACGGTTTCCAAGGACGGCACGTGTTCGGACAGGTGTGCCCAGAAGGGCGTCGAAGGGTCGAAAATCCCTTGTCCTGAAGCTGAGACCTTCGGAAATGCGGATCCGTCCGGCCCCGGCTGGGCCTTGCTGTGGCCCGCCGAACTGGGCCCGGTTCCCGACGGCCTGCCGTATTTCCCGTGGATCGGTCCTGATCATGGGCTGCCGACGGTGCTGACTCTGAGCGGCCAGGTGCGGGACGACAGCGATTCGGCGGCCAAACTGGTCGAAAACACCGGGCCCTCGGATCTGATTCTGGTTCAAGAGGCTTGGCAGCCGCCCATCCGTGAGAATCTCCGACTGCTCGAGGAATTGTCCAAGGCGGCAGGGGAGGCGTCAGCCTTGACCGTTTTGCTGGTCGGACGCCCCCGGCAAGGGAGTCCCTTTACCACTCCAGATCCGGATCAAGCCCAAATCTGGGAAGATATCACCGCGGGCCTGGGCCGACCCAACCTGGAGGTCCGTCGGCATGAATCCTGA